A section of the Flavobacteriales bacterium genome encodes:
- a CDS encoding SUMF1/EgtB/PvdO family nonheme iron enzyme, which translates to MTAACLLGSLPASANNISISAGTLTGNTGTVVDVQFDLSWENSWRIDPDRWDAAWVFVKYRNAGTGLWEHARLGDDATHQAGSGTPSTISTGLLDPALPFDAGTNWGVGVFIHRSAAGSGTFTTTDVKLRWNYAQNGIAYTEIADVQVFAVEMVRIPEGPFHVGSGGTEPGSFTDGAWGSGPTIPFLITSENALTIAPNAGSLWGTSSSGNSSIGGTGTLPAAFPKGYKAFYMMKHELTMQQYADFLNTLTRTQQNTRTATDIAPGIFIVNNYFVMVNSSGPFPTIRSGIRCDVNVNPTAPITFYCDLNNNGVGGEADDGAWVPCNPLSWADIAAYLDWSGLRPMTELEFEKACRGSLLPVAGEYAWGTTNSTRANSIVDPGANTESVSPVGANANHFQDGFFSLGPVRVGAFATGSSDRELAGAGYYGNLELSGNMMEKPVTVGNATGRAFTGALGNGALSAVGQADVPAWPGTNAIGIGFRGGDYVNQVAFLRTSDRTNANTVSSNRGQGSGRGVR; encoded by the coding sequence ATGACGGCCGCATGCCTGTTGGGTTCGCTGCCTGCATCCGCGAACAACATCAGCATTTCTGCCGGCACCCTCACCGGAAATACCGGGACGGTGGTGGATGTGCAGTTCGACCTCAGCTGGGAGAACAGTTGGCGGATCGATCCGGACAGATGGGATGCCGCATGGGTATTCGTGAAGTACCGCAACGCAGGCACCGGCCTTTGGGAACATGCCCGATTGGGGGATGATGCGACCCATCAGGCGGGCAGTGGAACACCATCGACGATCTCCACCGGCCTGCTGGATCCGGCCTTGCCCTTTGATGCCGGGACCAACTGGGGGGTCGGTGTGTTCATCCACCGGAGCGCAGCGGGATCGGGGACCTTCACCACCACCGATGTCAAGCTTCGATGGAATTACGCGCAGAACGGCATCGCGTACACGGAGATCGCCGATGTGCAGGTGTTCGCCGTGGAGATGGTGCGCATTCCGGAAGGACCTTTCCATGTTGGAAGTGGCGGCACGGAGCCCGGTAGCTTCACCGATGGGGCTTGGGGGTCAGGACCCACCATTCCATTCCTCATCACGTCGGAGAACGCGCTCACGATCGCCCCGAACGCGGGCTCGTTGTGGGGTACATCGTCGTCAGGGAACAGCTCCATCGGCGGCACCGGAACATTGCCCGCCGCCTTCCCGAAGGGCTACAAGGCCTTCTACATGATGAAGCACGAGCTGACCATGCAGCAATACGCCGACTTCCTGAACACCCTGACCCGCACGCAACAGAACACCCGGACCGCCACCGATATCGCCCCCGGCATCTTCATCGTGAACAACTATTTCGTGATGGTCAACAGTTCGGGCCCGTTCCCGACCATCCGGAGCGGCATCCGGTGCGATGTGAACGTGAACCCCACGGCCCCCATCACCTTCTACTGCGACCTGAACAACAACGGTGTGGGCGGGGAGGCCGATGATGGTGCATGGGTACCGTGCAACCCCTTGAGCTGGGCCGACATCGCCGCCTATCTGGATTGGAGCGGACTTCGGCCCATGACGGAGTTGGAGTTCGAAAAGGCGTGCCGCGGAAGCCTACTTCCCGTGGCGGGTGAGTACGCGTGGGGCACCACGAACAGCACCCGGGCCAACAGTATCGTGGACCCGGGTGCGAACACCGAGTCGGTGAGCCCGGTCGGCGCGAACGCGAACCACTTCCAGGACGGGTTCTTCTCCTTGGGACCGGTTCGCGTGGGCGCGTTCGCCACGGGAAGTTCGGACCGAGAGCTTGCCGGCGCCGGGTACTACGGGAACTTGGAACTGTCCGGGAACATGATGGAGAAACCCGTTACGGTCGGCAATGCCACGGGTCGCGCGTTCACCGGTGCGCTTGGGAACGGTGCCCTGAGCGCCGTGGGCCAGGCGGACGTGCCGGCGTGGCCAGGCACGAACGCCATTGGCATCGGGTTCCGCGGGGGGGATTATGTCAACCAGGTAGCGTTCCTGCGAACGTCCGATCGTACCAACGCCAACACGGTCAGTTCCAATCGTGGCCAGGGCAGCGGGCGGGGTGTGCGCTGA
- a CDS encoding methyltransferase domain-containing protein — MRDPEKWRPSRIVRDPRSGRFVTNRRGIFGGSLYIAELQHAHYLPLIEQHISGRVLDVGCGPVPYYELYKPRTSEVVCVDWASSPHAKDVLDHFIDLNAEPRLPFPDDHFDSILASDMLVHITRPHVFLAELRRILKPGGHMVITAPFAYWMGEYPHEYMHFSEFSLKHLAKDAGLETRHIMAYGGHADVLLDCVNKFFPVGFMNRVYWAFARAVIATGWPRRNRERTKGPYALGYSMVVRKPLA; from the coding sequence ATGCGCGACCCTGAGAAATGGCGCCCCTCCCGGATCGTTCGCGATCCGCGGTCGGGACGCTTTGTCACGAACCGACGTGGCATCTTCGGAGGCTCCCTCTACATCGCGGAGCTTCAACACGCCCACTACCTGCCCCTGATCGAGCAGCACATCTCCGGACGTGTGCTGGACGTGGGCTGCGGACCGGTGCCCTACTACGAACTGTACAAGCCCAGGACCAGCGAGGTCGTCTGCGTGGACTGGGCGAGCAGCCCGCATGCGAAGGACGTGCTCGACCACTTCATCGACCTGAACGCCGAACCGCGCCTGCCCTTCCCCGATGATCACTTCGACTCGATCCTCGCGTCGGACATGCTGGTGCACATCACCCGGCCGCACGTCTTCCTGGCCGAACTGCGTCGCATCCTCAAGCCCGGCGGCCACATGGTGATCACCGCGCCGTTCGCCTATTGGATGGGCGAGTATCCCCACGAGTACATGCACTTCTCGGAATTCTCCCTGAAGCACCTGGCCAAGGATGCGGGGCTGGAGACGCGCCACATCATGGCCTACGGTGGCCACGCCGATGTGCTGCTGGACTGCGTGAACAAGTTCTTTCCGGTCGGCTTCATGAACCGGGTGTACTGGGCCTTCGCGCGTGCGGTGATCGCCACCGGGTGGCCGCGCCGGAACCGTGAACGCACCAAGGGGCCCTATGCCTTGGGCTACAGCATGGTGGTCCGCAAGCCCCTGGCCTAG
- the ftsY gene encoding signal recognition particle-docking protein FtsY — MALFGLFGKDRPQASADRAALSAGLERSRGGLLGKLGRMLVGRTTVDDAVLDDLEEVLVSSDVGVDTTLSIIRRVQERVARDKYVGAAELDRILREEIIDLMKDPPPVRTDAKPYVIMVVGVNGVGKTTTIGKLAHRLKKSGLSVMLGAADTFRAAAVDQLRIWSERVGVPMVSQGMGADPAAVAYDAVESAKARGADVVIIDTAGRLHNKVNLMHELTKVRNVMRKVVPDAPHEVLLVLDASTGQNAMEQARQFTKATDVTALALTKIDGTAKGGVAIGISHEFQVPIRYLGIGEGIDDLQEFDRRTFVEGLFARE; from the coding sequence ATGGCGCTCTTCGGACTCTTCGGCAAGGACCGACCCCAGGCTTCGGCCGATCGTGCCGCCCTGAGCGCGGGGCTTGAACGATCGCGCGGCGGACTGCTGGGCAAGCTCGGCCGGATGCTGGTGGGGCGCACCACCGTGGACGATGCCGTCCTCGACGACCTGGAGGAGGTGCTGGTGAGCAGCGATGTGGGGGTGGACACGACCCTGTCGATCATCCGCCGCGTGCAGGAGCGCGTGGCCCGGGACAAGTACGTGGGCGCCGCCGAACTGGACCGCATCCTCAGGGAGGAGATCATCGATCTGATGAAGGACCCTCCCCCGGTCAGGACGGACGCCAAGCCCTACGTGATCATGGTGGTGGGTGTCAACGGTGTGGGCAAGACCACGACCATCGGCAAGCTGGCCCATCGCTTGAAGAAGAGCGGGCTGAGCGTGATGCTGGGTGCCGCGGACACCTTCCGCGCCGCCGCCGTGGACCAGTTGCGGATCTGGAGCGAGCGCGTGGGGGTGCCCATGGTATCGCAGGGCATGGGGGCCGACCCCGCCGCGGTGGCCTACGATGCGGTGGAGAGCGCCAAGGCCCGGGGCGCCGACGTGGTCATCATCGACACCGCCGGCCGCCTGCACAACAAGGTGAACCTGATGCACGAGCTCACCAAGGTGCGCAACGTGATGCGCAAGGTGGTGCCCGATGCCCCCCACGAGGTGCTGCTCGTGCTGGACGCCAGCACCGGGCAGAACGCCATGGAGCAGGCGCGACAGTTCACCAAGGCCACGGACGTGACGGCGCTGGCGCTGACCAAGATCGACGGTACGGCGAAGGGCGGGGTGGCCATCGGCATCAGCCATGAGTTCCAGGTGCCGATCCGCTACCTCGGGATCGGGGAGGGGATCGACGACCTCCAGGAGTTCGATCGGCGGACCTTCGTGGAAGGCCTCTTTGCGCGCGAGTGA
- a CDS encoding heme-binding domain-containing protein has protein sequence MRNRLLLILVALFGAAQFIRPARTAEPLDPSRDLIALTGPSAEVEQLLRAACTDCHSGQPRYPWYAAITPVNWWLQHHIDEGREHFDASNWGSYPADDRAHVADEAIEMIKKEEMPLTEYTWTHGDARLSKEQRVALTGYFSGLAGGGSSEQTD, from the coding sequence ATGCGCAACCGCCTTCTCCTGATCCTGGTGGCCCTCTTCGGCGCCGCCCAGTTCATCCGACCCGCGCGCACGGCCGAGCCGCTGGACCCCTCCCGCGACCTCATCGCGCTCACCGGCCCATCCGCCGAGGTGGAGCAGCTGCTGCGCGCGGCCTGCACCGACTGCCACAGCGGTCAGCCCCGCTATCCGTGGTACGCGGCCATCACACCCGTGAACTGGTGGCTGCAGCACCACATCGACGAGGGCCGCGAGCACTTCGACGCCTCCAACTGGGGCAGCTACCCGGCCGATGACCGCGCCCATGTGGCCGATGAGGCCATCGAGATGATCAAGAAGGAGGAGATGCCGCTCACCGAGTACACGTGGACGCACGGTGACGCCCGCCTTTCCAAGGAGCAGCGCGTGGCGCTCACCGGGTATTTCAGCGGGCTGGCCGGCGGCGGTTCGTCCGAGCAGACGGACTAG
- a CDS encoding HAMP domain-containing histidine kinase gives MASRRLIGLLGLLLTLGPALEASAQRYAGWRHFTNRNGLPQSSVGDMAWDEHGFLWLTTQGGLARCDGRFVRAVPMNGATAPRPLVHLLRTATGGLFTIGASGVVHRLRTAGPLPLTTTATTPPHPSGTMPSERQLLFLLRTAARNGWTGLRTCAQDSVSWLLVQDRRLSWWNDTVKAGTLELPAPPLALFGLPSGVHVVNADGSVSRFDPDTGTLLPVALEPAVPPGGRWFEQAGRPFVLHLRDGRLQLFWELAVNGTISLQGIPIDVDPPPPSDISQMLFDGTATVLATSTVTQGLFLHRRQWFNTRACADPGLLGGNSFYGQAELPDGHTFTVDHQGSGVLLDGAGCRPAPGPLNRLDPFSLARDRTGGLYFKSRVGIERFDPATGRSTAVANSTDGRTTMVLENDTLWAVSRSAFGLVRNDSIHWSVVFEGLEPGHDPVTLCRAPDGRWWFGTCGGAFILGTGPVQRPAPVPGLTGTCVRALYRRGDLMLVGTYGQGAFVHDGLSLRRLPMDERGALLHTHAFAPDALGALWISTNNGLLRTTWRDLEAWVADSTQRPFMGRFDEEDGLMGSELNGGCVPAYLALSAGELSFPSMRGLVRFDPATVPDPWPGARLQATALKVDGVAIPLGERVSLPADHGEVVLQYALAHWGNASQVQLELRLEGLQEGWTLLSSDRDEVRLGLLPPGETRLVLRKVGGALRSEPEAFAVLLAVPFPWYRSWWAGLGFVMLGALVGLALHRWNLLRLRAANARLGSLVKARTQALSAANDDLKAALHHQDKLIAIIAHDLVHPLRFVSRVARDARVMHERREDPGELGLTLQDLEGATRKLFTNASDLLGWVRSRHVQDPDRRVQVDLHRFVGGAIDRIAELSGTIDLRNSVPAGTQVMTDPDVLAIVLNNLLMNAVVHGRARCITLDLADHPGIVLRVSDDGTGMSLEQLDRIRKELEGLDDGHGRAGGTALGLGYVIISECMRLLHARATIDSGPGGTTVELALPSA, from the coding sequence ATGGCCTCGAGGCGGCTGATCGGCCTGCTGGGTCTGCTGCTCACGCTCGGACCGGCGTTGGAGGCGTCCGCACAGCGCTACGCCGGGTGGCGCCACTTCACGAACAGGAACGGCCTGCCCCAGAGCAGTGTGGGCGACATGGCGTGGGACGAGCATGGCTTCCTGTGGCTCACCACGCAGGGTGGCCTGGCCCGGTGCGACGGGCGCTTCGTGCGCGCCGTGCCCATGAACGGGGCCACGGCCCCCCGCCCGTTGGTGCACCTGCTGCGCACCGCCACCGGCGGGCTGTTCACCATCGGCGCTTCCGGCGTCGTTCACCGATTGCGGACCGCAGGGCCCCTTCCGCTCACCACCACGGCGACCACGCCCCCCCACCCCTCCGGCACCATGCCCTCCGAGCGCCAGCTCCTGTTCCTGCTGCGCACCGCGGCCCGGAACGGCTGGACCGGGTTGCGCACCTGTGCGCAGGACAGCGTGTCGTGGCTCCTTGTGCAGGACCGAAGGCTCAGCTGGTGGAACGACACGGTGAAAGCCGGCACGCTTGAACTGCCGGCGCCGCCCCTGGCCCTGTTCGGCCTGCCCTCCGGCGTTCATGTGGTGAACGCGGACGGCTCGGTCTCCCGGTTCGACCCGGACACGGGCACCCTCCTGCCCGTCGCCCTGGAACCCGCGGTCCCACCGGGTGGTCGCTGGTTCGAGCAGGCCGGCCGACCCTTCGTCCTCCACCTGCGGGACGGTCGCCTCCAACTCTTCTGGGAGCTCGCTGTGAACGGGACCATCAGCCTGCAGGGGATCCCCATCGATGTGGATCCGCCCCCGCCTTCGGACATCTCCCAGATGCTCTTCGATGGAACGGCCACCGTGCTCGCCACGTCCACGGTCACCCAGGGCCTCTTCCTCCATCGCCGGCAGTGGTTCAACACACGGGCCTGCGCGGATCCCGGCCTCCTCGGCGGCAACTCCTTCTATGGTCAGGCCGAACTGCCGGACGGGCACACCTTCACGGTGGATCACCAGGGCAGCGGCGTGCTTTTGGATGGTGCGGGCTGCAGGCCGGCCCCGGGACCGCTGAACCGACTGGACCCCTTTTCCCTGGCCCGCGACCGGACGGGCGGTTTGTACTTCAAAAGCCGCGTCGGCATCGAGCGCTTCGATCCCGCCACCGGTCGCTCGACCGCCGTGGCCAACAGCACCGACGGACGCACCACCATGGTGCTGGAGAATGACACGCTCTGGGCCGTGAGCCGTTCCGCCTTCGGCCTGGTGCGCAACGACAGCATCCATTGGTCGGTGGTGTTCGAGGGGTTGGAGCCGGGCCACGACCCCGTCACGCTCTGCCGCGCACCGGATGGGCGATGGTGGTTCGGCACCTGCGGGGGCGCCTTCATCCTGGGCACCGGTCCCGTTCAACGACCCGCTCCTGTCCCGGGGCTCACGGGAACATGTGTGCGCGCCCTGTACCGCCGGGGCGATCTGATGCTCGTTGGCACTTACGGACAGGGGGCCTTCGTCCACGATGGGCTTTCCCTGCGCCGCCTGCCGATGGATGAACGCGGTGCGCTGCTGCACACGCACGCGTTCGCCCCCGACGCCCTCGGGGCCCTGTGGATCTCGACCAACAACGGTTTGCTGCGGACCACCTGGCGCGACCTGGAGGCCTGGGTGGCGGACAGCACGCAACGGCCCTTCATGGGCCGCTTCGACGAGGAGGATGGGCTGATGGGCTCCGAGCTCAACGGAGGCTGCGTGCCGGCCTACCTCGCCCTGTCCGCCGGCGAACTGTCCTTCCCGTCCATGCGCGGCCTGGTGCGCTTCGATCCCGCCACCGTGCCCGACCCCTGGCCCGGCGCCCGCCTTCAGGCCACCGCCCTCAAGGTGGATGGTGTGGCCATTCCCCTGGGCGAGCGTGTGTCCCTGCCCGCCGACCATGGCGAGGTGGTGCTACAGTACGCCCTCGCCCACTGGGGGAACGCCTCGCAGGTGCAGCTCGAACTGCGGTTGGAAGGCCTGCAGGAGGGCTGGACCCTGCTGAGCAGCGACCGCGATGAGGTGCGGCTCGGTCTGCTGCCCCCGGGCGAAACGCGCTTGGTGCTGCGCAAGGTGGGCGGGGCGTTGCGCAGTGAACCCGAGGCTTTCGCCGTGCTCCTGGCCGTGCCCTTCCCCTGGTACCGCAGCTGGTGGGCGGGGCTGGGCTTCGTGATGCTCGGCGCCCTGGTCGGCCTGGCCTTGCATCGCTGGAACCTGCTCCGGTTGCGGGCGGCCAACGCGAGGCTCGGCTCACTTGTGAAGGCCCGGACCCAGGCGCTCTCCGCCGCCAACGACGACCTGAAGGCCGCCCTCCACCACCAGGACAAGCTCATCGCCATCATCGCCCACGACCTGGTGCACCCGCTCCGCTTCGTGTCGCGTGTGGCCCGCGACGCCCGCGTGATGCACGAGCGGCGCGAGGACCCCGGGGAGCTCGGCCTTACGCTGCAGGACCTGGAAGGGGCCACCCGGAAGCTCTTCACCAATGCCAGCGACCTGCTCGGCTGGGTGCGCTCGCGCCATGTGCAGGACCCCGATCGTCGTGTGCAGGTCGACCTCCATCGGTTCGTGGGTGGGGCGATCGACCGCATCGCGGAACTGAGCGGCACCATCGACCTGCGCAATTCGGTGCCCGCCGGCACCCAGGTGATGACGGACCCGGACGTGCTGGCCATCGTGCTCAACAACCTGCTGATGAACGCCGTGGTGCATGGCCGGGCCCGATGCATCACCCTCGACCTGGCGGATCACCCGGGCATCGTCCTGCGGGTGAGCGATGATGGGACCGGGATGAGCCTTGAACAACTGGACCGGATCCGCAAGGAGCTGGAGGGCCTGGACGATGGGCACGGCCGCGCCGGTGGTACGGCCCTCGGCCTGGGCTACGTGATCATCTCCGAGTGCATGCGGCTGCTGCATGCCAGGGCCACGATCGACAGCGGGCCCGGTGGCACCACCGTGGAACTGGCCCTGCCATCGGCGTAA
- a CDS encoding response regulator transcription factor — protein sequence MSKDHPLILIADDHTIVRRGFKNLMALRLPQVSVEEVADLAGLRIRLGRSPRPDLLVLDLQLPDGNGMDILPKLCNDPAQPPVLVYSMNPVRLYGTKAMKMGAMGYVSKDAAEEDVVTAVDTVLSGKPYLNPDLAVRTPRPGTMVLDTNPLERLSARELMVLDLLLTGAGVKDVAETLGLGISTVGTYKIRIYDKLGVSNILDLQTVVQLHRKGVH from the coding sequence ATGTCCAAGGACCACCCCCTCATCCTCATCGCCGACGACCACACCATCGTGCGGCGTGGATTCAAGAACCTCATGGCCCTCCGCCTGCCTCAGGTGAGCGTGGAGGAAGTGGCCGATCTGGCCGGTTTGCGGATCCGACTGGGCCGGTCGCCCCGGCCCGACCTGCTGGTGCTCGATCTGCAACTGCCGGACGGCAACGGCATGGACATCCTGCCGAAGCTGTGCAACGACCCGGCGCAGCCTCCCGTGCTCGTGTACTCCATGAACCCTGTGCGCCTCTACGGGACGAAGGCCATGAAGATGGGCGCCATGGGCTACGTGAGCAAGGATGCCGCCGAAGAGGACGTGGTGACCGCCGTGGACACCGTGCTGTCCGGCAAGCCCTACCTGAACCCCGACCTCGCCGTGCGCACCCCGCGCCCGGGAACCATGGTATTGGATACGAACCCGCTGGAGCGGCTCTCGGCCCGGGAGCTCATGGTGCTCGATCTGCTGCTCACCGGTGCCGGGGTGAAGGATGTCGCCGAAACGCTCGGGCTGGGGATCTCCACCGTGGGCACCTATAAGATCCGGATCTACGACAAGCTCGGGGTGAGCAACATCCTTGACCTGCAGACGGTGGTGCAGCTGCACCGCAAGGGCGTGCATTGA
- the rpmB gene encoding 50S ribosomal protein L28: MSKVCQITGKHVITGHKVSHSNVKTKRTFAPNLQDKRYFVPDENKWVTIRVSAAGMRTIDKLGITEALKRARAKGYYTA, encoded by the coding sequence ATGTCCAAGGTCTGCCAGATCACCGGCAAGCATGTGATCACCGGTCACAAGGTGAGCCACTCGAACGTGAAGACGAAGCGCACTTTCGCGCCGAACCTGCAGGACAAGCGCTACTTCGTGCCCGACGAGAACAAGTGGGTGACGATCCGCGTGAGCGCGGCCGGCATGCGCACGATCGACAAGCTGGGCATCACCGAGGCGCTGAAGCGCGCCCGTGCCAAGGGGTACTACACGGCTTGA
- the rpmG gene encoding 50S ribosomal protein L33, with product MAKKGNRVQVILECTEHKTSGQPGTSRYITTKNRKNTSERMELKKYNPILRRMTVHKEIK from the coding sequence ATGGCCAAGAAAGGGAACCGCGTACAGGTGATCCTCGAGTGCACCGAGCACAAGACCTCGGGCCAGCCGGGCACGTCCCGCTACATCACCACCAAGAACCGGAAGAACACCTCCGAGCGCATGGAGCTCAAGAAGTACAATCCGATCCTGCGCCGGATGACCGTTCACAAAGAGATCAAGTAA
- a CDS encoding DUF4295 domain-containing protein, translating into MAKKVVATLKKADAKVFTKVIRMVKNAKTGGYQFQESVMPADEADKFLAQKK; encoded by the coding sequence ATGGCAAAGAAGGTCGTTGCTACCCTGAAGAAAGCGGACGCCAAGGTGTTCACCAAGGTCATCCGCATGGTGAAGAACGCCAAGACCGGCGGCTACCAGTTCCAGGAATCGGTGATGCCCGCCGACGAGGCGGACAAGTTCCTGGCCCAGAAGAAGTGA
- a CDS encoding DUF1987 domain-containing protein produces the protein MQTLHIPATRTTPEVHFEPASGQCSITGVSIPEHAQEFYQPIVQWLDIFLSVNRAAVTLRIALTYFNSSSLKALYILLGRVREAQLMGTPVRIIWVVEEDDEFMLESSTYFAELLGVKMDIEMTGDGGSGERRAV, from the coding sequence ATGCAGACGCTCCACATCCCCGCCACCCGGACCACGCCCGAAGTGCATTTCGAGCCCGCGTCCGGCCAGTGTTCCATCACCGGGGTATCCATCCCCGAGCACGCCCAGGAGTTCTACCAGCCGATCGTCCAGTGGCTGGACATCTTCCTGTCGGTGAACCGCGCAGCCGTGACCCTGCGCATCGCGCTCACCTACTTCAACTCCTCCTCCCTGAAGGCGCTCTACATCCTGCTGGGCAGGGTGCGCGAGGCCCAGCTCATGGGGACCCCGGTGCGCATCATCTGGGTGGTGGAGGAGGATGACGAGTTCATGCTCGAGTCCAGCACCTACTTCGCCGAGCTCCTCGGGGTGAAGATGGATATCGAGATGACCGGCGACGGCGGCTCCGGTGAGCGCCGGGCGGTCTGA
- the rimO gene encoding 30S ribosomal protein S12 methylthiotransferase RimO — translation MKARTRKPTKVNVVTLGCSKNTFDSEVMMAQLKANGIAVEHEARPDGHNVVVINTCGFIENAKQESIDTILGWAAAKDRGEVEKVYVTGCLSQRYAPELKEGIPQVDAWFGTRDLPRLLKTLKADYKHELVGERLLTTPAHFAYFKISEGCDRKCSFCAIPLMRGRHVSTPMEQLVTNARNLAAQGVKELMLIAQDLTYYGLDLYGKRNLAELLERLSDVGGIDWIRLHYAFPSGFPMEVLDVMRARTNICNYLDMPLQHGSTRMLTRMRRGITQEKTEALVNTIRDKVPGIAIRTTLIAGFPGETEADHADNLRWIERMRFDRLGAFTYSHEEQTHAHSMEDDVPAEVKEQRAQEIMDLQAGISLELNQTKVGRVFRVLVDKAEGGHYIARTEFDSPEVDNEVLIPTEGNYLRIGDFAEVRITAAREHHLEAVPV, via the coding sequence ATGAAGGCCCGCACCCGCAAGCCCACCAAGGTCAACGTCGTCACCCTCGGCTGCTCCAAGAACACCTTCGACAGCGAGGTGATGATGGCCCAGCTGAAGGCCAACGGCATCGCCGTGGAGCACGAGGCCCGGCCCGATGGCCACAATGTGGTGGTGATCAACACCTGCGGCTTCATCGAGAACGCCAAGCAGGAGAGCATCGACACCATCCTGGGCTGGGCGGCGGCCAAGGACCGCGGCGAGGTGGAGAAGGTGTACGTGACCGGCTGCCTCAGCCAGCGCTACGCACCGGAACTGAAGGAGGGCATTCCCCAGGTGGACGCCTGGTTCGGCACGCGAGACCTGCCCCGCCTGCTCAAGACCCTCAAGGCCGACTACAAGCACGAGCTGGTGGGGGAGCGGCTCCTCACCACCCCGGCGCACTTCGCCTACTTCAAGATCAGCGAGGGCTGCGACCGCAAGTGCTCCTTCTGCGCCATCCCGCTCATGCGCGGCAGGCACGTCAGCACGCCCATGGAGCAGCTCGTCACCAACGCCCGGAACCTCGCCGCGCAGGGGGTGAAAGAGCTCATGCTGATCGCGCAGGACCTGACGTATTACGGGCTCGACCTGTACGGCAAACGCAACCTGGCCGAACTGCTCGAACGCTTGAGCGATGTGGGGGGCATCGACTGGATCCGACTGCACTACGCCTTCCCCAGCGGTTTCCCGATGGAGGTGCTGGACGTGATGCGCGCGCGGACGAACATCTGCAACTACCTGGACATGCCGCTGCAGCACGGCAGCACCCGCATGCTTACGCGCATGCGGCGCGGCATCACGCAGGAGAAGACCGAGGCCTTGGTGAACACCATCCGCGACAAGGTGCCCGGCATCGCCATCCGCACCACGCTCATCGCCGGTTTCCCGGGCGAGACCGAAGCGGACCATGCCGACAACCTGCGCTGGATCGAACGCATGCGCTTCGACCGGCTGGGGGCCTTCACCTACAGCCACGAGGAGCAGACGCACGCCCATTCGATGGAGGACGACGTGCCCGCCGAGGTGAAGGAACAGCGCGCCCAGGAGATCATGGACCTTCAGGCCGGCATCAGCCTGGAGTTGAACCAGACCAAGGTGGGCAGGGTCTTCCGCGTGCTGGTGGACAAGGCGGAAGGCGGGCATTACATCGCCCGCACCGAGTTCGACAGCCCCGAGGTGGACAACGAGGTGCTGATCCCCACCGAGGGCAACTACCTCCGCATCGGCGACTTCGCCGAGGTGCGGATCACCGCGGCGCGGGAGCACCACCTGGAGGCAGTGCCGGTCTAG